CCATACAGAGCGCACCATTGAGGGCGAACTTCATGTTGCTGGTGCCGGATGCCTCTGTGCCTGCCAATGAGATTTGTTCGTGCAAATCGGCGGCGGGGATGATGATTTGGGCGAGGCTGACGCTGTAATTCGGGATATAGACGACTTTAATCAGGTCGCGGATGCGTTCGTCGTTGTTGATGGTTTTCGCTACGTCGTTAATCAGGCGGATGATTTTTTTCGCCATGTAGTAGGCGGATGCGGCTTTACCGGCAAAGATGAAAACGCGCGGCTGCCAGTCGAAATCTGGGTTTTCCAAGATTTTGTTGTAGCGGTCGACGATGTGCATCACGTTCAACGCCTGACGTTTGTATTCGTGGATGCGTTTGATTTGAATGTCAAACAGCGCGTCCGTGTTAACCTTGATGCCCAATTCGGTTTCGATGTATTTGGCGAGGCGTTCTTTGGCGGCTTTTTTCACTGCGCCGAATTCTGCCTGCACGCTTGCATCGTCAACTTTTTCGTTGAGCTTGGTCAGATTGTCCAAATGCAGGCGCCAGTCTTGTTCGCCCAAGTGTTTGTCGAGGAAACGGGTCAGCTCGGGGTTGGCGATGTTGATCCAGCGGCGTGGGGTTACGCCGTTGGTTACGTTGGTGAAGCGTTCTGGGAACACTTTGGCAAAGTCGGCGAAGATGGAAGTGGTCATCAGGTCGGAGTGGATTTTCGCCACGCCGTTGACTTTGTGCGAACCGATGACTGCCAGCCATGCCATGCGGACACGGCGGCCGTTGTTCTCATCGATGATGGACACGCGGCGGACGAAGTCGTCGTCGAAGTTGCCGATGGCGCGCAGGGCGTTCAAGAAGTAGGCGTTGATTTCAAAGATGATGTCCAAATGGCGCGGCAGCAGGCGCCCCATCAAATCGACCGGCCAAGTTTCCAAGGCTTCACTCATCAGGGTGTGGTTGGTGTAAGAGAAAATCTTACAACACATATTCCATGCTTCGGTCCATGCAATGCCTTCTTCGTCAATCAGGATGCGCATCAGCTCGGGAATCGCCAGCACGGGGTGGGTATCGTTCAGGTGGATGGCGACTTTATCGGCTAGGTTTTTGATGCTGGGGAAACGGCATTTGTGGCGCGCCACGATGTCTTGTACGGATGCGGAAACCAGGAAATATTCCTGTTTCAGGCGCAGTTCGCGGCCGCTGTCGGTGGAGTCGTTCGGATAGAGGACGCGCGAGATGTTTTCATCGCTGTTTTGCGCACGGACGGCGGAAGCGTAATCGCCGCGGTTGAAGTCTGCCAAATCGAAGCGGTTGCCGGCGTGAGCCGTCCACAGGCGCAACGGATTAGCAACGTCGCCGCCGTAGCCGGGAATGATTTCATCGTATGCCATCGCGGAAATTTCTTCGCTCGGATGCCATTCTTTTTTGTCACCCATATTGATGACCTGTCCGCCGAAGCTGACGGCGTATTGTTTGTTCGGACGGCCGATTTGCCATGCCAAATCTTGGTCGAGCCACAAATCGGGTTTTTCGACCTGCTGGCCGTCCACGATTTCTTGTTTGAACATACCGTATTGATAGCGTATGCCGTAGCCCATGGCAGGAATGCGCAAGGTGGCGAGCGAGTCGAGGAAGCAGGCGGCCAAGCGGCCCAAACCGCCGTTGCCCAAACCGGGGTCTTGTTCTTGTTCGCAGATGTCGGCGAACTCTTTACCCAATTGTTTGAACGCCTCTTCAAATTCGGCATACACGCCTTCGTTAATCAAAGCGTTGACGAAGGCGCGTCCCAATAGGAATTCCATGGAGAGGTAGTAAACCATGCGTTTGCCGTTGTCAATGTGGGCGCGGCGGGTTTTAAGGAAGTCTTCCGCAATCAGGTCGCGCGCGGCGAGCATGGCGGCGTTGAGCCATTGGTGTTCGGTCGCCTCTTTCGGATCGACGCCCAAAATGAAAATCAATTTATAGACGATGGACTTGCGGATGGTTTCGGCATCCGGTTTCGGCATGACATAATCAAAACCTGAAATGGGTTGTTTTTTCTTAGCCATGATAGCCTTTCTCTGTTGGGGATGGGATGATGAAGCGGGGAATTTGTATCTTTTGGCAGTCTGAGGTCGTCTGAAAAGCCGTATGCCTTTATGTTCCGTCAAGCAAAGTTAATCAGGTAAATTTATTACTCATCTTCGGCATTATAACCGA
Above is a window of Neisseria mucosa DNA encoding:
- a CDS encoding glycogen/starch/alpha-glucan phosphorylase, with translation MAKKKQPISGFDYVMPKPDAETIRKSIVYKLIFILGVDPKEATEHQWLNAAMLAARDLIAEDFLKTRRAHIDNGKRMVYYLSMEFLLGRAFVNALINEGVYAEFEEAFKQLGKEFADICEQEQDPGLGNGGLGRLAACFLDSLATLRIPAMGYGIRYQYGMFKQEIVDGQQVEKPDLWLDQDLAWQIGRPNKQYAVSFGGQVINMGDKKEWHPSEEISAMAYDEIIPGYGGDVANPLRLWTAHAGNRFDLADFNRGDYASAVRAQNSDENISRVLYPNDSTDSGRELRLKQEYFLVSASVQDIVARHKCRFPSIKNLADKVAIHLNDTHPVLAIPELMRILIDEEGIAWTEAWNMCCKIFSYTNHTLMSEALETWPVDLMGRLLPRHLDIIFEINAYFLNALRAIGNFDDDFVRRVSIIDENNGRRVRMAWLAVIGSHKVNGVAKIHSDLMTTSIFADFAKVFPERFTNVTNGVTPRRWINIANPELTRFLDKHLGEQDWRLHLDNLTKLNEKVDDASVQAEFGAVKKAAKERLAKYIETELGIKVNTDALFDIQIKRIHEYKRQALNVMHIVDRYNKILENPDFDWQPRVFIFAGKAASAYYMAKKIIRLINDVAKTINNDERIRDLIKVVYIPNYSVSLAQIIIPAADLHEQISLAGTEASGTSNMKFALNGALCMGTLDGANVEILEKVGADNCFIFGNTVEQVEELRRNGYDPLGYIERDHDLRRVVNQISSGTFSPEEPNRYNDVLQPYGDFYQLMADFRSYIDTQYKADEHYRNVAAWRRSALINIANMGFFSSDRSIADYCRDIWYIKPLTLKELPKHQ